The sequence below is a genomic window from Solirubrobacterales bacterium.
CGCTGGCAACCGGGGCCGACGCAGCCGCGAGCAGAACAGCCATCAGGAACAGGCCGGCGAGTGCGGGCCACTGAAAACGAACGGAAACTCTCGGCACGGTCAGGTTCCTCCCTGTTTGATCAACATGCGCCTCTCCAGACTGAACACGACGTGTGTCAGTTTGACGCGGTCAGAGTACCAACCATTGTGGCTGACGCCCGGGCCTCAGCCGCCCGGGCTTTCGCGCCGCCGCGTGTTCAGGTGATTGCGCCCTCGGCAGCCGAACCGACCGTACGGGCGTACTTGGTCATCACGCCACGGTCGAACATCGGCTCCGGCGCCCGATACTCCTTCAGGCGTTCGGCGATCTGCTCCGGACCGAGATCCACGTTGAGCGCACGGCTGTCGATGTCGACGGTGATCTCGTCCCCGTCACGGATCGCACCGATCGGACCCCCCTTGACCGCCTCCGGTGCCACGTGTCCGATCATCAGGCCACGAGTGGCGCCGGAGAAACGCCCGTCGGTGAGCAGGGCGACATGCTCGCCCATACCCTCACCGACCAGGGCGGCCGTGACCTGCAGCATCTCCCGCATCCCGGGGCCACCGGCCGGACCTTCGTTCCTGATCACGATCACGTCGCCCTTCTCGATCTGCTTGGCCCGGACCGCGGCAAAGCAGTCCTCCTCGCAGTCGAACACCCGGGCCGGGCCGACGTGGCGGGTGCGTTCGGTGCCGGCCACCTTGACCACCGACCCGTCGGGGCAGATGTTGCCCTTGAGGATCGCGAGGCCGCCGTGTGCCTTGATCGGGCTGTCGGCCGGCAGCACAACGTCCTGCCCCGGCTCCTCCTCCGCGGTGGCACACTCCTCGCCGATCGTGCGTCCGGTGACGGTCATCTCGTCCTCGTGAAGCAGACCACCCTCCTTCAGCTTGCGCAGGATCAGCGGGGCGCCTCCCGCCCGGTAGAGGTCGGTGGCGACGTATCTGCCTCCCGGCTTGAGGTCGGCCAGGAGCGGGGTGCGACGGGAGACCTCCTCGAACACGTCGATGTCGAGTTCCACCCCGGCTTCACGGGCGACCGCCAGCAGGTGAAGCACGCCGTTGGTGGATCCGCCCGAGGCGCAGACCATGGCGATCGCGTTCTCCAGCGACTTGCGGGTGATGATCCGACTGGGTCGCAGGTCGTCCCTCAGCACGTTGATGATCATCTCGCCGATCCGTTCGGCAACCACGTTCTTCTCCGAGTCTTCGGCCGGAACCATTGCCGAGAAGGCGGGTGAGATCCCGAGAGCTTCGAAGGCGCAAGCCATCGTGTTGGCGGTGAACTGGCCGCCGCAGGCACCGAATCCGGGGCTGGCGACATCCTCGATCTCGGTCAGTTCCTGGTCGGTGATGTTGCCGGCGATCCGGGCCCCGATCGCCTCGAAGACCTCAAGGATCGAGACGTCCCTGCCGTGATACTGGCCCGGTTTGATCGAACCTCCGTAGAGCACGATCGAGGGCACGTCGAGCCGGGTGACACCCATGACGGCACCGGGAATGGTCTTGTCGCAGGCGGCCAGGGCGATCACCGCGTCGAACTGGTAGCCGCGGGCCATCAGTTCGATCGAGTCGGCCACCACCTCGCGACTGACCAGGGAGGATTTCATTCCCTGGGTTCCCATCGTGATCCCGTCGGAAACCGCGACCGTGTTGAACTCGAACGGCGTTCCGCCGGCCGCCCGGACACCCTCCTTGACGTACTCGGCCAGGTCGCGAAGCCCGAAATTGCAGGGCATTGCGTCGGTCCAGGTGTTGGCGATCCCGATGGTCGGCTTGCTCAGATCCTCGTCGGTGAGCCCGATCCCCTTCATGTAGGCCCGGGCGGCAGCCCGGTCGGGACCGTCAAATACCGCCGATGAGCGGGGTCGGGGGATGCCGGACGCTGAAGGGGAACCGTTGGACGACATGCGGGACATCTTAGGACCTCCGCTCGCCGGGTCACGGGCAGAAGTCCCCGCCCCGGAACCATCGCCGGCCGACGGGATCGCCGGTCGTCGAGGTTCGGCGGATCCCGCCGGGCTCAGCCGCCGCTCAGGCCCAGCACGTCGACCGGCCCCGGGCCACGGCCGATCGAGTCGAGACCTCCCGCGACCGCCTCCGCAGCGATCCGGCGGGCGGCCCGGGCGGATTCGAGCCGGTCGAACCCGAGGGCCAGATGAGCAGCCAGAACCGAGGAATGGGTGCAGCCGGAACCGTGACTGGAGGTTGCCCTGTGGCGGGGTCCTTCGATCGCGACCGCGTTCCGTCCGTCGAAGAGAAGATCGGTCAGGCCCTCGCTGTGACCACCGGTGACCACCACCGCCCGCGGTCCCATCTCGAAGATCCTCCGGGCCAGTTCCTCCTGACCGGCCGAGTCATCGAGCCCCGTGAGGGCCTGTGCCTCCGGGATATTCGGGGTGAGCACTTCGGCCCTGGGCAGGATCAGCTCGATCATCGCATCACGGGCCTCCGGCAGCAGCAGGTCGGCACCACTTTCGGACACCATCACCGGGTCCACGACCACCGCTGCCTCTCCGGTCAGCTCCAGCGCTTTCGCCACCGCCTCGATCGTTTCGACCGTTCCCAGCATCCCGATCTTGACCGCATCCACCCCGATGTCCTCGGTCACGGCCTCGACCTGGGCGATGATCATGGCCGGGGACACCGGCTCGATCGCATCGACCCCGACCGTGTTCTGGGCGGTGATCGCGGTGATCGCGGTCATCCCGTGGACCCCGCAGCGGGCAAAGGCCTTCAGGTCGGCCTGAATTCCGGCGCCCCCTCCCGAATCGGAACCGGCGATCGAGAGCACCGACCGGATCCCCTCCGCTCGCGGTTTCGTGTCCGTGGTCGCCCGATCCGAGTTCTCAGCCATGGTCCGCCGGAGGATATGGCGCGGTCAGGCAGGTACGTTGCCAGATCCCCGCCGGAGTTCCGCGGATGTAGCCCATCAACTCCAGGCGAGTCAGGTCCAGGGTCACATCCTCCGCCCTCCGGCCGGTCTCCGCAGCCACCGCATCCACCGTCTGGCTGCCCCGCTCGATCGATTCCAGAACCCGGCTCGCCCCTGGACCCGGGTCCGGTCCGAAGAGGGGCTTCGAGACCGCCCCGACCCCGAGCATGCGGTCAAGCACGTCCTGGCCGCCCCGGACCACCGCCGCACCACTGGCGATCAGTTCGTTGGTCCCGGACGAGGTACGAGCGGTAACCGGGCCGGGAACCGCGCCCACCTCACGTCCGGCGTCGGAGGCCATTTCCGCCGTGATCAGGGATCCGGAGTGGCGACGGGCCTCGACCACCACGGTCATTCCGGAGAGCGCCGCCATGATCCGGTTGCGGGCCGGGAAGCACCAGCGCCGGACCTCGGCGCCGGGAGGCTGCTCGGAGAGGATCAGTCCGTCTTCCAGAATCCGCCGATAGAGCCGACGGTGGGTGCTCGGGTACGGTCGGTCGGGTCCACAGCCGAGAACGGCCACCGTCGGGCCGGCCTCGAGCGCCCCGCGGTGGGCCGATCCGTCGATCCCGAGCGCCATCCCGCTGACCACGGTGAGGCCACCCGCCGCAAGCTCCCGGGCCAGGTTGGCCGCCACCTCCAGGCCGTAACCGGTGGCGCGGCGGGCTCCGACCACGGTCACGCAGGAATCCGGGGCCAACTCGCCGAGCGGCACACCCCGGCCCCGTCCGATCAGCGCCGGGGGTGCGTCGGCACCGTCCCGGAGCCCCGGGGGGAACTCGTCGCCGTGGCGACACACCGCCCAGCAGTCCGCCCGTTCCAGGGCGGTGCGCATCTCGCCTTCGTCGAGGCTGTCGGCCCAGGCGAGGAACTCGTCCGCCCGGGCCGGGACGATCGCGTTCAGCAGCTCTTCGTTGCCGAGCCGGAGCAGCTCCGGTGTGCGCCGTCCGGGCCGATCGTCGCAGGCAGTCTCGATGAACGGCCCGAGTCGGCCGATCAGCCAGGAGCGTCTGAGGCAGTCGGAGCAGGCCGACTCTGGCAGCCCGATGGCGACGGTGGCAGTCCCACCGCCGGTCACGCTGCCTCCCTCCGTCGAAACTGAAGGGCCGCCGCCATATGTCCTTCCGCGACCGTTTCACTCAGTTCGAGATCGGCGATGGTACGGGCAACCCGCATCACCCGATCGTGTCCGCGTCCGCTCATCCGTTCCTTTCGGTGGGTCGCCGCCAGCAGGGACCGGGCCTCGGATCCGACTTCGAATCGGTCCAGCCCGGCCGTCTTCACCTCGGCGTTGGTCCGCCCTGGACCCAGCCGGTTTTCCATCAATCCACGGGCCGCGATCACCCGGTCGCGCACCGCAGCCGAACTCTCCCCCGGCTCGGCCTGGAGTTCAGCCGCGCCCGGCTGGGTGACCGCAACAACCAGGTCGATCCGGTCAACCAGGGCGCCGCTCAGGGCCGCCCGGTACCGACGGGCCGCCGCAACCGAGCATTCGCAGTCTGGGTCGTTCTCGCCACGGCCGCAGGGGCAGGGGTTGGCGGCCGCGACCAGGGTGAAACTGGCCGGGAGAGTGCGGGTCCCGTGAGCCCGGGAGATGGTCACCTCCCCGGCTTCCATCGGCTCCCTCAGCGCTTCCAGCGCCGGCCGCTGGAACTCGCAGAGCTCATCCAGGAATAGCACCCCGCGGTGGGCGAGGGTGATCTCGCCCGGCCGGGGTGGACTGCCTCCCCCGACCAGTCCGGCAGCGGAGACGGTGTGATGCGGGGCCCGGAACGGACGGGTGGCGCTGAGGCGGCCACCGAGACCGCAGGCCGAGGCGATCCGGGCGGCCTCGAGGAACTCCTCGCCGACCAGCGGCGGCAGGACCGAGGGCAGACGCCTCGCGGCAAGAGACTTGCCCGCTCCCGGGGGACCGATGATCAGCAGCCCGTGTCCGCCGGCGGCGGCGATCTCGATCGCCCGGCGCAGATGCCCCTGGCCGCGAAGATCTGCCAGATCGGGACCGTCGATCTCCCCTCCCACCTTCATCGGTTCCGGACGCCTTCCGGGGACGCAGCCCTCCCCCAGGTCACGGAACTCGGCCACGTTGCCGATCGTGCGGACCTCGACCCCTTCGGCCAGCGCTGCCTCCGGACCGTTCTCCGGTGGCACCAGGATGCCACGTCCGCCGTCCCGGCTGACGGCTTCAGCCATCGCCAGGGCACCTCGTACCGGGCGGACGGTTCCATCCAGGGCGAGCTCTCCGACAAGGGACCATCCTTCGAGCGGCGTCAGCGGCAGCTCACCCGCCGCGCCGAGCAGTCCCGCGGCGATCGCCAGGTCCAGCCCCGGGCCGGCCTTTCGCAGGTCGGCCGGGGCCAGGTTCACGGTGATCCTGCGCAGCGGGAACTCGAAGCCACAGTTGACCAGGGCGGCCCGGACCCGCTCCCGAGCCTCCCGTACCGCCGGGTCGGGCAGCCCGACCACCTGAAAGGTCGGCAGGCCGCGATGGACATCGACCTCGACCCGAACCGGCACGGCACTGATCCCGTCAAGGGTGAAGGTGGTTGCTTCGGCGAGCATGACCCGAAGCCTGCGGACGGCTGGCTCACAGGTGGCGCGCAGGGAGCAACAAGTCTCCGACGGAAGTGTGCCTGAAGCGACAATTTCAGCTCTCCAGAGCGGATCTCCGCCTACCGTGGGGTCACGGCCCGAGGTCTCCCGGCCGCCATCCAACCCCGGACCCTTCAACCGTGACCCACTCAAGACTCAAGACCGGCAGGCTTGCCGAGGACATCTGTGCCGAACGGATCCGGAGCCGTGGATGGCAGATCCTCGGCCGGAACTGGCGGATCAGGGCCGGGGAACTGGATCTGATCGCACGCGATCGCGGCACCGTTGTCGTGATCGAGGTGAAGGGGACCCACTCCGGCATTCGAACCGGGCCTTCGTCCCCGGTCCTGGCGGTCGGTCCGGAAAAGCAGCGTCGCATCAGGCGCCTGACCTCGGCCTGGCTCGCGGGCCCCGGTCGCCGCGTCCGGTTCAGGGACGTGCGCTTCGATGTGGTCGGGGTCGAGTTCGATCGAACCGGTGGGATCACCTCGTACGACCACATCGAAAACGCTTTCTGACCCCTACCCTCAGGGTTGATTCCCCGGTGGGGCCCTCAGATATCCCCGGGGATACCGGTCGGCCCCACCCCCACACTTCGGGCGGTGTCAGCGGTTGTAGGCGCTTGAATCGAAGGAGAGGCGATGGATCGGCGAGGGGCCGAGTTCAATGATTGCCTCGCGATGGGCCGCGCTGGCGTAGCCCTTGTGGCCCTCGAATCCGTAGCCCGGGTGAATCCCTCCCGCCCGGATCATCAGGCGGTCGCGGGTCACCTTGGCGATCACCGAGGCCGCTGCCACGGCGGCGCTGGTGGCGTCCCCCTTGATCAGGCGCCGATGTTCCAGATCCCATCCCTTCAACTCGAATCCGTCGACCAGCCTCAGCGGAACCAGCTGATCACCCGTAGCCGCCAGCCCCGCCATCGCCCCGGCGAGGCACTCGTTGTTGGCTCGCTGCAGACCGTGGGTGTCGATGTATCGGGCCGACCGCAATGCCACCGACGTTCGCACCGCACAGTCCAGGATCGCCGGAAAGAGGCGTTCCCTTGCCTTTGCGGTGAGCTTCTTCGAGTCATGAAGACCCTCCAGCAGACCCCCGCCCCGCCCGCTCAGGCATTCCCGGTCGAGCACCACCGCCGCCCCGACGATCGGACCGGCCAGACAGCCACGGCCGGCCTCGTCGGCACCGGCGACCCACTCGGCGCCGAGCGCCAGATCGTGCTCGAAGATCAGTCCGTCGTTCCGGGACTTCCGGCCCGGGCCGGACCGCGGTGGAGGCTCAGAGCCCACCGATGCGATTCGGTGGCCAGTAGGTGGCAAAGGCCTTTCCGATCAGCCACTCTTCGGGCAGCGGCCCCCAGAAGCGACTGTCGTCGCTCTCACCCCGGTTGTCACCCATCATGAAGAAGTGACCCTTGGGAATGGTGATCTCCCGGGGCAGGTTGCAGGCGGCTCCGCCGATGCTGCAGGGGTTGATGCTGTAGCCGTTGGGCTTCACGATCTGACCGTTCACAACCGGCAGCCCGGCCCGGATCGAGACCGTGTCCCCCGGACCGGCAACGATCCGCTTGATGAAGGTCTCGCTCGACTTCTCCCGGGTTGGCGCCGGGCAGGGTTGGCCGGCAGCCTGCGGAGCTCCGCATTCAGCCCCGCCGTTGCTGGCCCCGGCAGGGGGATGGAAGACGACCACGTCGCCCGGCTTGGGATCGTTGAAGTGGTAGATGAACCGGTTGACCAGCACTCGCTGGCCGATGTCCAGGGTCGGCTCCATCGACCCGGACGGGATCTTGTAAGGCTTGATCAGGAATGCCTGGATCAGCACCGCGAGCCCGAGGGCCAGCGCCACGATCACGACCAGTTCGACAAAACTACCCCCGGCCGACTTCGGCTTGGGTAGCTGCGAGCTCAGGCTTCTTCCTTCTCGCCTTCGGCGGAATCCTCGTCCGCCGCAGCTTGATCAGCCGAGGTCTCCTCGACCGGCTCCGCTTCAGCTTCGGGGGCCGCCTCGGCGGCTTCCCCGGCTTCGGGTGCAGTCTCGGTTGCTTCGGCTTCGGGTGCCTCGGGGGCTTCCCCATCGGGGGCGGATGCTGCTTCCTCACCGGTGGTATCGGCTTCGGCGGGCTCGGTCGCCTCGTCGGCCACCACCGGCTCCTCGGCCGGCGCCAGACTCTCACCGGCAGCGTCGACCGCTTCCGAGGTGCCGACCATGTCCTCATCGATGCCCCAGCGACGTTCCGCGACCCGGGCGGCCTTGCCGACCCGTCCCCGCAGGTAGTAGAGCTTCGCCCGTCGGACCCGGCCGCGGGAAGCCACTTCGAGCTTCTCGATCTTCGGCGAGTGCAGCGGGAAGGTCCGTTCCACCCCGACCCCGAAGGACTGTTTGCGGACGGTGAAGGTCTCGCGTGCTCCGGACCCCTGGCGTTTGATCACCACGCCCTCGAATACCTGCGGGCGCTTGCGATTTCCCTCGATCACGAGGAAGTGAACGCGAACGCGGTCTCCCGGGGCAAAGGACGGAAGTCCCTGCCTCAGCTGGCTGCTCTCAATGTCCTGGATTACGGTGCTCATGGCTCAAAAAGACGGGCCGGGTGGCCCGTGGACGCGCAATCCTACCGCAGGCGATCCGCGAGCGTCACTCCGAGTCCGGGTCCCGACCGCGAAGGTGGCTCTGCTCACGCCGCCACTCACGGACCCGGCTGTGGTCACCCGAGGTCAGAACGTCGGGGACGGCCCAGCCGCGGTACTCCGCCGGGCGGGTGTAGTGCGGGTACTCCGGCTGTCCCTCAAGCGCCTCGCTCCAGGACTCTTCTACTGCACTCTCCTCGTCCCCCAGCGCTCCCGGCTGGCGACGCATCAGGGTGTCGGCGACCACCATCGCCGGCAGTTCACCCCCGGCGAGCACGTAACGGCCGATCGAGAGTTCATCGTCGGCGAGATGATCGTGAACCCGATGGTCGAACCCCTCGTAGCGTCCGCTGAGCAGGGCCAGCCGGGGTTCCGCCGCGAGTTCGGCGACCAGCTGCTCGTCCAGGATCCGGCCAGCCGGGCTGAGCACCACGGTGCGCGGCCGGGGCTCCTCGCCGTAGACCCCGCGAAGGGCCGCGTCAACCACGTCGACACGCAACACCATCCCGGCTCCACCGCCGTACGGTGCTCCGTCGACCCTGCCACCCTTGAGCGGGGTCCAGTCACGGTAGTCCCGCAGGTTGAGTGTCGATCCGGACTCGACCGCCTTGCGGACCTGGCGCTGCTCCCGGAACCAGTCGAAGGCCTCGGGGAAGAGCGTGAAGATGTCGAGATTCACGGCTCCGGTCCCTGCCGAACGGGGTTCGTCCGCTCAGTCGAGGATGTCGACCACGACCCGGCGTTCCTCACGCACGGCGGCCGCCCTGGCGACGGCCCGGATCGCGTTGGCGGTGCGACCGCCCCGGCCGATCACCCGGCCGAGATCGGTTTCGCCGACCGTGATCTCGAAGACCAGGTCACCGTCTTCCTCGAACTCCTCGACCTCGACTGCGTCCCGGTCCTCGACCAGCGCCCGGGTCAGCGTGAGGAGCAGCTCGCGCACCGGTCAGCTACCGGTGGCCTTGATGCCCTTGATGCGGAGCAGTCCGGCGACCTTCTCCGAAGGCTGGGCGCCCTTTTCGAGCCAGTAGTTGGCCCGTTCCTCGTCAATTTCGATGATCGAAGGGTCGGTCTGCGCGTTGTAGCGACCGATCGTCTCGATCGAACGGCCATCGCGGGGGGAGCGCTTGTCGGCGACGACGATTCGCCAGATCGGGTTCTTCTTGGAACCAACTCTTCTAAGTCTGATGCGGACTGCCATTGGACGCGGGATCCTACAGGTTCTCAGCGTCGCTTGATCCGGGGCCGGGGTGCCTTTGGCGCCTTCCCGGCCTGGATCCGGGCAAGCTGCTGCGGGTCCGGCATCTGCCCCTTGGCCATCTGCTTCATCAGGCGGCGCATCTGGTCGAACTGCTTGACCAGGTTGTTGACCTGCTGGATTTTCGTCCCCGAGCCCTCGGCGATCCGACGTCGGCGCGATCCCTTGATCAGCTCCGGCGTCATCCGTTCCCGCGGGGTCATCGAGAGGATGATCGCCTCGACCCGGTCGAGCTCTCCCTCGTCCACATCGACATCCTTGAGCTGCTTCATCGCACCCATACCGGGCATCATCCCGAGCAGGTTGCCGAGCGGGCCCATCTTCCTCACCTGGCGCATCTGCTTGAGGAAGTCCTCCAGAGTGAACTGGTTGGAGGCCATCTTGCGCTGCAGCTCCTCGGCCTCTTCCTCGGAGACCTGGGCCTCGGCCTTCTCGATCAGGCTGAGGACATCGCCCATGCCGAGGATCCGGGAGGACATCCGGTCCGGATGGAAGCGTTCAAAATCGCCGAGCTTCTCGCCGGTCGAGGCGAAGATGACCGGCTTGCCGGTGACCGCCTTGACCGAGAGAGCCGCGCCACCGCGGGCGTCACCGTCCAGTTTGGAGATGATCACCCCGTCGAACTCGGCCGCCTCCCGGAAGGACTCGGCCACCCCGACCGCGTCCTGGCCGGTCATCGCGTCGACCACGAGCAGCACGTTGTGCGGCTTGACCTTCTTGCGGATCTTCGCCAGCTCGTCCATCAACTCGCTGTCGATGTGGAGGCGGCCGGCAGTGTCGACGATCAGCACGTCGCGGTTTTCCTCGCGGGCCTTGTCCAGGGCCCAGGCGGCGATCTCGACCGGGTCGGCCCCGGTGCCCTGCTGGTAGACCACGGCCCCGGCCCGGCGGCCGACCGTTTCCAGCTGCTCGATCGCGGCCGGCCGGTACACGTCACAGGCCGCCAACGCGACCCGCTTGCCCTCGTCGGTGAGCAGTTTCGCCAGCTTCGCGGTGGCGGTGGTCTTGCCGGATCCCTGCAGGCCGGCCATCAGGATGACGGTCGGTCCCTTGCTTGAGAAGACCAGGTCGCGACCGGCCCCGCCCATCAGCTCGGTCAACTCCTCGTTGACGATCTTCACGACCTGCTGACCCGGGTTGAGCGAACCGAGCACGTCGGCGCCGAGGCAACGCTCCTTGACCTTCGCGGTGAAGGACTTGACCACCTTGAAGTTCACGTCCGCTTCGAGCAGGGCGAGGCGGATCTCCCGCATCGCCTTGTCGACGTCGGCCTCGGTCAGCTTCCCCCGGTTGCGGACATCCGAAAGCGTCGCCTGAAGCCGGTCTGAAAGCTGGTCAAACATGGATCGTCAACCCTACCGGCAGCGAACCCCCGCCGCCCCGGCCTTCGAGGGGAGCCTTGTCCGCCTCATGGTGCGAGAAACCTGCTGCCGACGGGTTCTACTCCTCATCCAGCAGGGCTCTGGCGAAGTCTTCCGGGTCGAACGGGCGGAGGTCCTCGATCTTCTCGCCGGTCCCGATCAGTTTGACCGGGATGCCGAGCTCGTCGGCGATCGCGAGGGTGATCCCGCCCTTGGCGGTGCCGTCCAGCTTGGTCAGGACCACGCCGTCCACATCGGTGGCTTCGGCGAAGGCCTTGGCCTGGCGCAGACCGTTCTGGCCGGTGGTCGCGTCGATCGAGATCAGGACCTCGTGGGGGGCGCCCGGGATCTGCTTCTCGATCACCCGGCGGACCTTGCCCAGTTCCTCCATCAGGTTGGTCTGGGTGTGGAGCCGGCCGGCGGTGTCGATGATCACCACGTCGCAGCCGCGGGCCCGGGCGGCGTCGATCGCGTCGTAGGCGACCGAGCCGGGGTCGGCACCCTCGTTCGAGCGGACCAGTTCGGCGCCGGAGCGTTCCGCCCAGGTGGTCAGCTGCTCGGCCGCGGCAGCCCGGTAGGTGTCGGCCGCGCCGAGCAGCACCGAGAGCCCGAACTCGTTTTTCAGATGCCAGGCGATCTTGCCGATCGAGGTGGTCTTGCCGGTGCCGTTCACCCCGGTCATCAGCAGCACGGCCGGTTCAGGGGAGAGATCGATCGGCCGACGGTTGGTCGAGGCGATCTCGGCGAGGATCCCGATCAGCCGCTCCCGGACCGCCGCTCCGTCCGGGGCGACCGTCCCGGCGTCAACCTCGTGCTCGAGCCGTTCGACCACCTTGGCGGTCGTGCTCGCCCCGGCATCGGCCAGGATCAACGCCTCCTCGAGCCGCTCCCAGGTCTCCTCGTCGATCCGGTCGAACAGGGTCGAGCCGATCTCCTCGGACAGGGCCCGGCGGCTCTTGGCGAGGCTCTCCCTGAGGCGGCGGAAGGCACCGCGTTTCTTCGGGGTGTCCGACTCCGGTTCGGCGGCAACGGCAGCTGCCGGGATCGCACGGTCGCCGAGATCGAGGATGTCGTTCCAGGTGGTTGACATGGCCGCGAAGCCTAATTCTTCAGGCGACTTCTTCGAGCACCGGGTTGCGTTCACCGTCGACCGGAGGGAGTCGACGGGAAACGACCCTGGTCACACCGTCACCACCCATGCTCACCCCGTAGAGCACGTCGGCGGCGTCCATGGTCAGCTTCTGGTGGGTCACGATCACGAACTGGGTCTGACCGGAGTAGAGCCGGACCAGTTCGAGGAAGCGGTTGATGTTGGTGTCGTCCAGGGCTGCCTCGACCTCGTC
It includes:
- the ftsY gene encoding signal recognition particle-docking protein FtsY; its protein translation is MSTTWNDILDLGDRAIPAAAVAAEPESDTPKKRGAFRRLRESLAKSRRALSEEIGSTLFDRIDEETWERLEEALILADAGASTTAKVVERLEHEVDAGTVAPDGAAVRERLIGILAEIASTNRRPIDLSPEPAVLLMTGVNGTGKTTSIGKIAWHLKNEFGLSVLLGAADTYRAAAAEQLTTWAERSGAELVRSNEGADPGSVAYDAIDAARARGCDVVIIDTAGRLHTQTNLMEELGKVRRVIEKQIPGAPHEVLISIDATTGQNGLRQAKAFAEATDVDGVVLTKLDGTAKGGITLAIADELGIPVKLIGTGEKIEDLRPFDPEDFARALLDEE